One window from the genome of Engraulis encrasicolus isolate BLACKSEA-1 chromosome 16, IST_EnEncr_1.0, whole genome shotgun sequence encodes:
- the LOC134466640 gene encoding integumentary mucin C.1-like, which yields MRPNVVTTLFCIVVCFTTLCESNVPTVENCCTKTSTTTVPVTKLKQFTVHKAGLCDIEAVRFETLAGIVICSDPKSAWAQHAMKYLSRIPVPATTPSTTPTTSTRTKPATKPPTTFKPSSPTSTPPPSTTTSTTKSPTKDRATTPSSRAPYTPSPESSVETRSTSPQPVINDRKEPISSSPTTCTPSPSTTASRTVKLPTFLERRKNRRKKPGLRSRQTRKIKWTNPK from the exons ATGCGGCCCAATGTGGTCACCACTCTATTCTGCATCGTGGTGTGCTTCACCACTCTCTGTGAAT CAAACGTGCCAACTGTGGAGAACTGCTGTACAAAAACAAGCACCACCACAGTACCAGTCACCAAGCTGAAGCAGTTCACCGTCCATAAAGCAGGGTTATGTGATATTGAGGCTGTCAG ATTTGAAACTTTAGCCGGCATAGTAATATGTTCAGATCCAAAGTCAGCATGGGCCCAGCATGCCATGAAATACTTGAGTAGGATACCAGTCCCTGCCACAACACCATCCACCACACCTACAACCTCTACTCGGACCAAGCCAGCCACCAAGCCTCCTACCACTTTCAAACCTTCAAGCCCTacatccacaccaccaccatcaaccacCACATCAACCACTAAGTCTCCAACTAAGGATCGCGCGACTACACCTTCAAGCCGTGCACCCTACACTCCATCACCAGAGTCCTCAGTTGAAACAAGGAGCACATCCCCACAGCCCGTCATCAATGACAGGAAGGAGCCAATATCGTCATCACCAACAACATGTACACCATCACCATCCACCACTGCGTCACGGACAGTTAAATTGCCAACTTTTTTGGAAAGGAGAAAGAACAGGCGAAAGAAACCTGGATTAAGGTCAAGACAAACACGGAAAATTAAATGGACGAACCCCAAATAA